The DNA sequence CTCTGGACATACAGTGACCCGTTTACCTTTTCTATCATGTGCGGGTTCCATAAATTGCGTAGACAAAACCAAAAGCTCTGCTGGTCGGGATTTTGCCCGCCATATTACATGGCTAAATATGGACTATCTCTATTGGATCATCTTTCTTGGTCAGTACACAACACTGATCGCGTTCGACGCATTATTGCTGGCCTTGCTTCTAGGTATATCGTGATGGGCAATGGATACAAACTGATCATCGTCTTGATTGTTTCCGATCGCTTTCTCTTTAATGTTTTATCGGTGTCCGTATTGGGCGTACGGCTGGCCCCTTGGCATGTATTAGTATATGTGTCAGAAGATGGAAGAGTATAATACTTACACTAGAGTAAAGTCTGACGAGTGGGATGTGTCAGTTCTGTTAGTGTAATTACAACTAGTCTTGTTTTCATATACCAGAGACTCTCCAGTTGCTCTGTATCTGACAACTATAACAGAGCATGTCCATGTGGCAGTGTCTACAAGCAGAGCCACTATACCGATATCTTTGATCATTTCAAATCGCCGTACTTCCGTTATCTGAGGTGCAAAACCCTGGATAGGATCGATGGTGGTGCTTTCCCAAGCCATCTCAAGGCTGCTCCTGTCACGGTACTTTgctcaggatgatgatgatgatgatgatggcgatgatggtgaGAGTGGACTGTGCAATACACCAGGTGCCTACAGAACCGAGCTTAGAGGCTACGAGGGTACTTGGATATTGAATGAAGGAGCAAGCAGAAGATATGTGAATCAGGCAATCAGTGCAGGCTCTACGTGGGTGAAGTGATGCAGACGATAGCGGGAAAGCCGTGGAAACTTCAATTTTATCATAGCAGTTCTAATAGCTAGGTTGAATAGACCAAATATTCCACCCGGTGATATTCATATCCACAAAACCACAAGAAGATTCCCGACAATCAGTGACACAGGCCACCATTGCGCCCATTCATTGGCAGAACCTCTCCAATTCACCAATAAGAATTCGTTCGTTGCGAGGAATAAACCGCAATCCGTATTCCCTCGGCATTCTAACAAGACTCGTGAGATTGGAAATGTGAGGTAGAGCTCGCGATACGCGAGCAAAGACCCAGCGCACATGCGGTATCCAAGGCCAAACGTACACAGGGGATGACTAGGATGTTCAAGCCACCGTTCCGGACGATAATTCTCAGGATCGCTCCATAATGCATAAGTGGCTACTTGTCAACTTCGATGCAAGGTATGTTGACCTCCTGAAGTGGTGACATGTGAATCAATGTGCTAACTTCTTCACAGTTGTTGTTTTGTGCGCAATAGAAAAGATCTTGCAGAAGCACTCGAGGTGAATCCTTCCTATCTGCGCAACAATGTTTCCAATACCGGCACCGTGGTGGATCACCGCAACTGGCAGATACCACTAGGGCGTCGGCTTCGCTCCCTGAAAGTATGGTTTGTTCTACGTACTTTTGGCTTAAGTGGGTTGAGAGCACACATTCACAACG is a window from the Aspergillus oryzae RIB40 DNA, chromosome 6 genome containing:
- a CDS encoding uncharacterized protein (predicted protein), coding for MGISCSAGRDFARHITWLNMDYLYWIIFLGSMVVLSQAISRLLLSRYFAQDDDDDDDGDDGESGLCNTPGAYRTELRGYEGTWILNEGASRRYVNQAISAGSTWVK